In Amycolatopsis jiangsuensis, the following proteins share a genomic window:
- a CDS encoding flavodoxin family protein, which yields MGSIGVVYDSGYGHTAAQARAVGEGAASVPGIDVALYFAEEIAADPRRLGHCDALIFGTPTYLGSGSAIFKTFMEASAKIWLDQGWKGKLAAGFTNSAGHSGDKLATLTQLWLFAMQHGMVWVGLGLLDGNGRSTGSDAELNRLGAYAGAMAQSNSDQGLEGMQDSDLRTASALGERVARQVATWQGGGR from the coding sequence GTGGGCTCCATCGGAGTCGTCTACGACAGCGGCTACGGCCATACCGCCGCACAAGCCAGGGCAGTGGGGGAGGGCGCGGCTTCGGTCCCCGGTATCGACGTCGCGCTGTACTTCGCCGAGGAAATCGCCGCCGACCCTCGTCGGCTCGGACACTGCGACGCCCTGATCTTCGGCACCCCGACCTATCTGGGCAGTGGCTCGGCGATCTTCAAGACCTTCATGGAGGCCAGTGCGAAGATCTGGCTGGATCAGGGCTGGAAGGGCAAGCTCGCCGCGGGGTTCACCAACTCCGCAGGCCACTCCGGAGACAAGCTCGCCACCCTCACCCAGCTCTGGCTCTTCGCCATGCAGCACGGGATGGTCTGGGTGGGGCTCGGCCTGCTGGACGGCAACGGCCGCAGCACCGGATCGGACGCCGAGCTGAACCGGCTCGGTGCCTATGCCGGCGCGATGGCGCAGTCCAATTCGGACCAAGGGCTGGAAGGCATGCAGGACAGCGACTTGCGCACGGCTTCGGCGCTGGGCGAGCGCGTGGCGCGGCAGGTCGCCACGTGGCAGGGAGGTGGACGGTGA
- a CDS encoding alpha/beta hydrolase codes for MTTKQLELPVHGRTITGLTTTGDAPGSPLVVALHGGGYNSGYFHVAGHSLLDLAETAGFRVFSLDRPGYGGSDTLPDDEATFGASAGLLDAAVGALWTEHGAGRPGVVLLSHSIGSAIAVHIAARRPRWPLLGISLHGVGDQSPEHVVNAWHAMPTSGPVELPSEQRRALLYGPESTVDADAVEAAKASVEPVSIGEMLEIVEGWPANLAKLAAEVAVPVQYTLAEHDGLWNVSESRVAAFAGYFTAAPWVETRLQPSAGHNLDHHRLSLALHLRQLAFVSECATRAS; via the coding sequence ATGACCACGAAACAACTGGAACTTCCGGTCCACGGGCGGACGATCACCGGGCTCACGACCACCGGCGACGCGCCCGGTTCCCCGCTGGTCGTGGCCCTGCACGGCGGGGGATACAACTCCGGGTATTTCCATGTGGCCGGCCACTCTTTGCTGGACCTCGCCGAGACGGCCGGGTTTCGCGTGTTCTCGCTGGACCGTCCCGGCTACGGAGGAAGCGACACGCTTCCGGACGACGAGGCGACTTTCGGTGCCAGTGCCGGACTGCTGGACGCCGCTGTCGGAGCACTGTGGACAGAGCACGGCGCGGGACGGCCCGGGGTGGTGCTGCTCTCGCACTCCATCGGCTCGGCGATCGCCGTGCACATCGCCGCACGGCGGCCACGCTGGCCACTTCTGGGAATCTCCCTGCACGGCGTGGGTGACCAGTCCCCCGAGCACGTCGTCAACGCCTGGCACGCCATGCCCACCAGCGGCCCGGTGGAACTTCCCTCCGAGCAGCGACGTGCTCTCTTGTACGGCCCGGAAAGCACTGTCGACGCCGACGCCGTGGAAGCGGCCAAGGCGTCAGTGGAGCCGGTCTCCATCGGCGAGATGCTGGAAATCGTCGAAGGCTGGCCGGCGAATCTGGCGAAGCTCGCTGCCGAAGTCGCCGTTCCCGTGCAGTACACCCTCGCCGAGCACGACGGCCTGTGGAACGTCAGCGAAAGCCGTGTGGCTGCTTTCGCCGGGTACTTCACCGCGGCCCCGTGGGTGGAGACGAGGCTTCAGCCGAGCGCCGGGCACAACCTCGACCACCATCGTCTCTCACTCGCACTGCACCTGCGGCAGCTCGCCTTCGTGTCGGAGTGTGCGACGCGCGCATCCTGA
- a CDS encoding alpha/beta hydrolase, protein MSPLAVDRLGAGRDVHTAEAPDGVTVSTHQLTTFDGAKVEGVLYALDGAATVVTVMHPRQSVTHHPMIPLLLRAGVSVWTQGTRSPNNDLALVHEQALLDAAAGHVFLRDAGFGTVLAFGHSGGGTLSAFYLEQATLAPELRLDVTPAGRPIALAGARMPIPDGAVFLAPHPGQGQVLQNCVDPSVADESDPLSVDPALDMYSPRNGFAEPPTPSHYGGGFLRAYRAAQRDRIARIDARAVELAAEAARARARFGRTRDPADRRTGAAPRIITTYRTDADPCYVDLSIDPNDRHYGSLFGRRPDLINYGLVGFGRLTTPDAWLSTWSANHTNADFVRCAAGVRRPVLYLEFSGDQAVLPTASARMFGALAAEDKVHQVVRGQHFGQSLAEGEPTGYAAAAVHIERWLADRFATAPPRRTR, encoded by the coding sequence ATGAGTCCGCTGGCGGTGGACCGGCTGGGCGCGGGCCGCGACGTCCACACGGCCGAGGCGCCCGACGGTGTCACGGTGAGCACGCACCAGCTGACCACGTTCGACGGCGCCAAGGTCGAGGGCGTGCTGTATGCCCTCGACGGGGCGGCGACGGTGGTCACCGTCATGCATCCGCGCCAGTCGGTGACCCACCATCCGATGATCCCACTGCTCCTGCGTGCCGGCGTTTCGGTCTGGACACAGGGCACCCGCTCGCCGAACAACGACCTCGCCCTCGTCCACGAGCAGGCCCTGCTGGACGCGGCGGCGGGGCACGTGTTCCTCCGGGATGCCGGGTTCGGGACGGTGCTTGCCTTCGGCCACTCCGGCGGGGGGACACTGTCGGCCTTCTACCTCGAGCAGGCCACCCTCGCGCCCGAACTGCGACTGGACGTGACACCGGCCGGAAGGCCCATCGCACTGGCCGGCGCGCGGATGCCGATCCCGGACGGTGCGGTCTTCCTCGCCCCGCACCCCGGGCAGGGGCAGGTGCTGCAGAACTGCGTAGACCCGTCCGTCGCGGACGAGTCCGATCCGCTGTCGGTGGATCCCGCGCTAGACATGTACTCACCACGCAACGGGTTCGCGGAGCCTCCGACGCCGAGCCACTACGGTGGAGGATTCCTCCGCGCCTACCGTGCGGCCCAACGGGACCGGATCGCCCGGATCGACGCGCGCGCCGTCGAACTCGCCGCCGAGGCGGCGCGGGCCCGTGCCCGGTTCGGCCGCACCCGGGATCCCGCCGACCGGCGGACGGGAGCCGCTCCGCGGATCATCACCACCTACCGCACCGACGCCGACCCGTGCTACGTGGATCTCTCGATCGATCCGAACGACCGGCACTACGGCTCGCTGTTCGGCCGCCGCCCGGACCTGATCAACTACGGTCTGGTCGGTTTCGGCAGGCTGACCACTCCCGATGCCTGGTTGTCGACCTGGTCGGCGAATCACACGAACGCGGACTTCGTGCGGTGTGCGGCCGGCGTCCGGCGGCCGGTGCTCTACCTCGAGTTCAGCGGCGACCAGGCCGTGCTCCCCACCGCCAGCGCCCGGATGTTCGGGGCGCTGGCCGCTGAAGACAAGGTCCACCAGGTCGTGCGGGGCCAGCACTTCGGCCAGTCCCTCGCTGAGGGCGAGCCCACCGGATACGCCGCCGCGGCCGTGCACATCGAACGCTGGCTGGCCGACCGGTTCGCCACGGCACCACCACGGAGAACGAGGTGA
- a CDS encoding AMP-binding protein, whose protein sequence is MTLAPDTSGKLVRYPAEEEDRYVGEGLWESPTIAEHFHSIAQEHGGRDALVCGDHRLTFAELDRITDRRAAGLHRLGLEPGGAVLLQVHNTVHTVIGWYALLKAGLVPVCTLPLHRGHEIAEIARQTRPIAHLVAARDPRFDLVGFAFDQAEAAGAERTILVSDGPASHPRAVELDSLGDDIDGAEARRTVEGIQAGLGMQSLAVFQLSGGTTGVPKVIPCLQAPYWHYGASLARAMGWGPGDRIAFLMPIVHNAGVIIGLQGPHSVGATLVLGAPNASAALDLVAGNGATDALLGPFVFDLALDPGLSDATALRRVLFSGKKVPRRHMEVLEAQGIWGGQIFGMSEGLCLSTPLDFPLDARVASVGVPISPADEVRLYEPGTEREVAPGEVGELCARGPYTLHGYYDAAAHNRRAFTADGFYRSGDLMAERTVAGVRCYTVEGRIKNMINRGGEKINTEEIELLLGSHDAIAEAALVAMPDARLGERACAFVVTRAGVHIDLTEVRAHFERLEVAKYKWPERVVVVSEMPRVSQVGKIDRSRLREIAATLAAEPG, encoded by the coding sequence ATGACGCTCGCTCCCGACACCTCCGGGAAGCTCGTCCGCTACCCGGCCGAGGAAGAGGACCGCTACGTCGGCGAGGGCCTGTGGGAATCCCCCACCATCGCCGAGCACTTCCACAGCATCGCGCAGGAACACGGCGGGCGGGACGCCCTGGTCTGCGGGGACCACCGCCTGACCTTCGCGGAACTGGACCGCATCACCGACCGGCGCGCCGCGGGTCTGCATCGGCTCGGGCTGGAGCCGGGTGGGGCGGTGCTGCTGCAGGTGCACAACACCGTGCACACCGTGATCGGCTGGTACGCGCTGCTCAAGGCGGGTCTCGTGCCCGTGTGCACCCTGCCGCTGCATCGCGGACACGAGATCGCGGAGATCGCGCGGCAGACCCGCCCGATCGCACACCTCGTCGCCGCCCGCGATCCCCGTTTCGATCTCGTCGGGTTCGCGTTCGACCAGGCCGAGGCAGCCGGGGCGGAGCGCACGATCCTCGTGTCCGACGGCCCTGCCTCGCACCCCCGCGCCGTCGAACTGGACAGCCTCGGCGACGACATCGACGGTGCCGAGGCTCGCCGGACCGTCGAAGGCATCCAGGCCGGGCTCGGCATGCAGTCACTCGCCGTGTTCCAGCTTTCCGGTGGCACCACCGGGGTACCCAAGGTGATTCCGTGCCTGCAGGCCCCGTACTGGCACTACGGCGCGAGCCTGGCACGTGCGATGGGGTGGGGGCCGGGGGACCGGATCGCGTTCCTGATGCCGATCGTGCACAACGCGGGTGTCATCATCGGCCTGCAGGGCCCGCACAGTGTGGGAGCGACCCTCGTCCTGGGAGCTCCGAACGCCTCGGCCGCGCTCGACCTCGTGGCCGGAAACGGGGCGACCGACGCGCTGCTCGGTCCGTTCGTGTTCGACCTCGCCCTGGATCCGGGCCTGTCGGACGCGACCGCGCTGCGGCGGGTGCTGTTCAGCGGCAAGAAGGTACCCCGCCGGCACATGGAGGTCCTCGAGGCACAGGGAATCTGGGGCGGGCAGATCTTCGGGATGAGCGAGGGACTCTGCCTGAGCACCCCGCTCGACTTTCCGCTCGACGCCAGGGTGGCGAGCGTCGGCGTGCCGATCTCGCCCGCGGACGAGGTTCGGCTGTACGAGCCGGGAACCGAACGGGAAGTGGCGCCCGGCGAGGTGGGTGAGCTCTGCGCCCGAGGCCCGTACACCCTGCACGGCTACTACGACGCGGCCGCGCACAACCGGCGTGCCTTCACCGCCGACGGCTTCTATCGCAGTGGAGACCTGATGGCGGAGCGGACGGTCGCCGGCGTCCGGTGCTACACCGTCGAGGGCCGGATCAAGAACATGATCAACCGGGGTGGCGAGAAGATCAACACCGAGGAGATCGAGCTCCTGCTCGGTTCCCACGACGCGATCGCCGAAGCGGCCCTCGTCGCGATGCCTGACGCGCGGCTGGGTGAGCGGGCCTGTGCGTTCGTCGTGACCCGTGCCGGCGTGCACATCGATCTCACCGAGGTCCGCGCCCACTTCGAACGCCTCGAGGTGGCGAAGTACAAGTGGCCGGAGCGGGTTGTCGTGGTGTCCGAAATGCCGCGGGTGAGCCAGGTCGGCAAGATCGACCGCTCGCGCCTGCGGGAGATCGCCGCGACGCTCGCGGCCGAGCCGGGGTAG
- a CDS encoding helix-turn-helix transcriptional regulator, with protein sequence MHADAGHPWTVQKLATLAGMSRTTFADRFRARAAETPIAYPTRWRMILAGEQLRAGRETVGRIASSLGYETEHAFNTAFKREMGIPPGRYARTARID encoded by the coding sequence ATGCACGCCGATGCCGGCCACCCGTGGACCGTGCAGAAGCTAGCCACCCTTGCCGGGATGTCCCGCACGACGTTCGCCGATCGTTTCCGTGCGCGCGCCGCCGAGACCCCGATCGCGTACCCGACCCGCTGGCGCATGATCCTGGCCGGCGAGCAGCTCCGCGCCGGCCGGGAGACTGTCGGCCGGATCGCGAGCTCGCTGGGCTACGAGACCGAACACGCATTCAACACGGCATTCAAACGCGAGATGGGAATCCCGCCCGGCCGCTACGCTCGCACCGCGCGCATCGACTGA
- a CDS encoding VOC family protein, whose product MTSLEPELLAHTVRGVDHAAFPTFDPRATITFYRDVLGFPVVHATCALGWGPGDHPDFIHFFFDIGNGDRLAFFYYFGVAPYRDTGIPELLHRARHLAIHVDGEADLAEYRRRLDASNWPCELQVRHETVESIYVTDPNGYLMEITRPLRAITPEDDIDAALSVDALMEVAGEPEPSLEKFFARKAKLIADRYEGEPELVTFA is encoded by the coding sequence ATGACATCCCTGGAGCCGGAACTGCTCGCCCACACAGTGCGGGGCGTCGACCACGCGGCGTTTCCGACGTTCGATCCCCGCGCCACGATCACCTTCTACCGCGACGTACTGGGTTTCCCGGTCGTGCACGCGACCTGCGCGCTCGGATGGGGACCGGGTGATCACCCGGACTTCATCCACTTCTTCTTCGACATCGGCAACGGTGACCGGCTGGCGTTCTTCTACTACTTCGGGGTGGCGCCCTACCGGGACACCGGGATTCCCGAGCTGCTCCACCGTGCCCGGCACCTCGCGATCCACGTCGACGGGGAAGCGGACCTCGCGGAGTACCGGCGCCGGCTGGACGCGAGCAACTGGCCGTGTGAGCTGCAGGTGCGGCACGAGACGGTCGAATCGATCTACGTCACCGACCCCAACGGGTATCTGATGGAGATCACCCGTCCCCTGCGGGCGATCACTCCCGAGGACGACATCGACGCCGCCCTGAGCGTCGACGCGCTCATGGAGGTGGCCGGTGAGCCCGAGCCCAGCCTGGAGAAGTTCTTCGCACGCAAGGCGAAGCTGATCGCGGACCGCTACGAGGGCGAGCCTGAGCTGGTGACCTTCGCATGA
- a CDS encoding FAD-dependent monooxygenase, with product MNILVIGGGPAGLFFSIIAKRAVPAATIEVREQNPEGVTYGWGVAFSESAAGALRPAAPDVIDALTAGIRHDRMVLSLDGADVPVQVGRSHLNARWSLLATLERIAVEAGVRIEHESEAAVTESELARWDLVLGADGVNSRTREHFAEHFLPSVELGSNWLAWYGTRKPYPPSIILRNSEYGVLMAHASGFSAEMSNFTVEVGQETFDRLGFADLAEDESRALCERLFADSLAGAPLRSNHSPWFRTKFVSCARWTHRNLALIGDALHTVHPSVGSGTRFAMRDAVYLTEALAGARWDVEVGLKEFERVRKPVADAFQAAAKRSIAWYEGLPSRTITHPTKFAIEYLMRTGRVSYRDFRRENRDVVLGYERDLR from the coding sequence GTGAACATTCTGGTGATAGGCGGGGGACCCGCCGGCCTCTTCTTCTCGATCATCGCCAAACGAGCGGTGCCGGCCGCCACGATCGAGGTCCGGGAACAGAACCCGGAAGGGGTGACCTACGGCTGGGGTGTGGCGTTCAGCGAGAGCGCGGCCGGTGCGCTCAGGCCCGCCGCACCGGATGTGATCGATGCACTCACCGCCGGCATCCGGCACGACCGGATGGTGCTGAGCCTCGATGGCGCCGATGTGCCGGTCCAGGTCGGTCGCAGTCACCTCAACGCCCGCTGGTCCCTGCTGGCCACGCTGGAGAGGATCGCGGTCGAGGCCGGGGTGCGGATCGAGCACGAGAGCGAAGCCGCGGTGACCGAAAGCGAGCTGGCCCGCTGGGACCTCGTGCTCGGCGCCGATGGGGTGAACAGCCGGACACGCGAGCACTTCGCCGAGCACTTCCTGCCCAGCGTCGAACTGGGCAGCAACTGGCTTGCCTGGTACGGCACCCGGAAGCCCTACCCGCCGTCGATCATCCTCCGCAACAGCGAGTACGGGGTCCTCATGGCCCATGCCTCGGGATTCTCGGCCGAGATGAGCAACTTCACGGTCGAGGTCGGTCAGGAGACCTTCGACCGGCTCGGATTCGCCGACCTGGCCGAGGACGAGTCCCGCGCGCTGTGCGAACGGCTCTTCGCGGACTCGCTGGCCGGCGCGCCGCTGCGGAGCAATCACTCGCCTTGGTTCCGGACGAAGTTCGTCAGCTGCGCACGGTGGACCCATCGCAACCTCGCGCTGATCGGGGACGCCCTGCACACGGTGCATCCGTCGGTCGGGTCCGGCACGCGGTTCGCGATGCGGGACGCGGTCTACCTCACGGAGGCGCTCGCCGGAGCGCGGTGGGACGTGGAGGTCGGTCTCAAGGAGTTCGAACGGGTGCGCAAGCCCGTCGCGGATGCCTTCCAGGCCGCGGCGAAGCGCAGTATCGCCTGGTACGAGGGGCTTCCGTCCCGCACCATCACCCACCCGACGAAGTTCGCGATCGAGTACCTGATGCGTACCGGACGGGTCTCCTACCGTGATTTCCGGCGGGAGAACCGTGATGTCGTCCTCGGCTACGAGCGCGATCTTCGTTGA